The Chloroflexi bacterium ADurb.Bin180 region CGCACTCCTATGTGTCCCCGGCGGCACAGATCCATTGCCGAAACCTGCACCTGGGCAAGAGCTGCTTCATCGATGAGCGGGTCACCATCTACGCTCACCCAGACGGCGGAGAGGTACGGCTGGGAGACCGGGTCCATCTCTATCGCGACACGATCATCGAGATCGGCGCCGGCGGCAGCGTAATCATCGGTGACGACACGCACATCCAGGCCGGCTGCAACCTCAAGGGATTCTTGGGCAGTCTGATCATCGGCCGCAACGTGCAGTTGGCTCCCCGTTGCGGGTTCAGCCCCTACGAGCACAACACTGATGACCCGGACACACCAATTCAGAAGCAAGGCATTCGCAGCAAAGGCCCCATCGTCCTCGACGATGACGTCTGGCTGGGGCTCAATGTATCCGTCCTCGAAGGAGTGCACATCGGCCGAGGGGCAGTGATCGGGGCTGGAGCAGTGGTCACCAGCGACATCCCCGAGCTGGCCATCGCCGTCGGGGTGCCGGCACAGGTGATTCGCCTTCGCTGCAAGCAGTGAACGGGCATTCATCTGGCAATGGAACCCGTTAATCCCCTTTTCATCTTCGTTGTCTAGAATAGTCTGCCAATCTGGCGGAATATCGAACCCTTCTATGCAAGGAAACATCATGGAACAGGTACGCTGCAACCTTTGCGGCGCTGACGACACCAGACTCATAGCAGTGATCGACCAGCTCAGAATCGTGCGCTGCAAGCGCTGCGGCCTGACGTACGTCAATCCACGGCTCGCCCAGAGCGAGCTGCAAGAGATCTATACTGAATCGTACTATGACCACGACGGCATCGTCAACGGCCTGGAGTTCTTTGGCTACGAGGACTATGTCGCTGACGAAGAGAATATCAAGCTCACTTTCGCCGACCGGCTCAGAACCATTGAAAAGCTCACCGCTCCGGGTCGGCTGCTGGATATCGGCTGCGCCACGGGTTTCTTCCTTGCGTTGGCCAGAGACAATGGTTGGCAGGTGGTGGGCACCGAGGTTTCCACCTTTAGCGCTGGCTACGCCCGCGAAAGGTTGGGGCTCGATGTGCGGCTGGGCACGCTCAAGTCCCTGGGTTTCGAGGCCGGTTCGTTTGACACAGTGACCATGTGGGATGTGCTGGAGCACGTGACCGACCCGATGGCTGAACTTGGCGAAATAGCCCGAATCCTGCGTACGGGCGGTGTTCTCTCCATCATTACCCCAGACGCCGGCAGCCTGGTAGCGCGCATCCTCGGTGACCGCTGGGAGGAGTACCGCCGCGTGCGCGAGCACGTCTACTTTTTCTCTCGGCGCACCCTGTCCAGAATGCTGCATGAGGTCGGGTTTGAGATCCTCAAGGTCGAAAGCGCGGGCAAGTTCTTCTATCTCGGGCCCGCACTGGAGCGTCTCAAGTACTACACCTGGGACGGCGCAATCACTCTGGCGGCGTCCAAACTGGTCTACCGGCTGGGGCTGGGAAGACTGCGGGTTCGAGTCAACCCTTTCACCAAAATGACCGTTTATGCACGCAAGCGTTGAGTTGTCGTCAGTATTAGCACTACAGTCAGTCAAATGTACGAGGGCTCGGCAATTCCGGGCGGACGTGCCAGGCCGAAATCTGCTTGACCGCGGCATGGCTGCATGCTAGAATCGAGTTTGCGTCTCATTCGCCCCGCCCATCCTAGACGAGCGGAGCCCCAGGAGTCACGCTATGCTTAGAAAGTTCACACCGCTGCTCATCGTTCTGGTTCTGGCTACGTCGTTGTGGCTGGTGATTACAGCCGGATTCGCTGCCCAATCCGCGCCGCCGGCCCTGATTCCTCCCGCGACGCCTCAATCAGGGTCTGGCCGGGCGTCGGGTCAGGCGGCTCTCTACACGGTTGCCTTCCAGGCCGGCGTCTCTCCCTCTGGCTACAACGGTGCCGCTGACGCGATCCTGGATTACTTTGCCACGACTACCAACATGGGGAGCCACCCCGAACTCTGGACCAAAAGTGACGGCTGGCAACGCTCGGTGCTCCGCTTCGACCTCTCACAGCACATCCCGGCCGGAGCGCACGTTGTATCCGCCACTCTGACCCTCCGCGTGCTTGGCCAGTCGGCCGCCATCGCCACCAGATTGGCCGCCTATCCCATCGTTCAGCCGTGGACAGAGAGCCAGGTAACCTGGAATCAGGCGCAGCAAGGGGTGAATTGGTGGGGCGGCGGCGGTTGCGAAGGAACCTCTCGCTCCGGCACCGAGACCGGACATGCCGATTTCGGATTCAGCGTGGGCGACGTGGTAGTCGATGTAACGTCCGCTGCTCAGGGCTGGGTTGCCGACCCGGCCACGAACAAGGGACTGTTGCTCAAGGGCGAGTTCATCGCTGGCGGCGTCAAATACCGCTACGCCAGCTCCGATTATCCCTCCTGGGCGTTACGTCCCCGGTTGGTAGTCACCTATGAAGGCGAGCCGCCGCTCGCGACCCCTACGCCTACCAGCACGCCAACCAAGACTCCCACGCCTTCGGTCTATACCGTCATCACGTCGACGTTTGGCGACTGGAAGTGGTGGAATCTGGATCACTGCATGAAGGTGAACGACGTCCAGCACGTGTCAGCCGAAGAGTTGATGCTCCTCATCTACCGCGGATCTCCCTGGTCGGCCAAACTGTACGTCAAGGTCTGCAACACCGACCACCCGCACCCGATATACCTGAATGGCGTCGTGATCGGCACGGCGCCGACCTTTTCCACCGGCACCTGCGAGTGCAATTTTCCGCCTCTGCTCGGGTACCAGATGAGTTTTGACGTGCCGCTGAGCCTGCTTGCCGGCCCACCCAGCTACGCCAACTTTATCAGCACCACCAACATGCTCTACACGGGGGACTTTTTCAAGATCTACAACCCCCATCTGGTGCTGACCGGCGACATTACCGGCACGAGCCGCACGGAATTCCCCATTGGCACGGACGCCGACGGCAGTCCACTCATCGGAGGGGTGCAGCTACCGATCGGCTACACGCCCGGGGTGGCGGTGCCAGTGCTGCTGGTAGTTCCCGGAACGAAAGAGGACCACGTTGACGGACTGAACCGCTACGCGGCCGACGCCAATGCGATGGGCTGGTTGGTCGCCTCGCTCGACCTGCGGCAGGTCTATGCTGCGTCCTGGCAACACGAGTGGTGGATGCAAAGTGCGTCGCTGGCGGTGCAGGCCGACGTCATGTCGTTGCTGCGCTACCTGCAGAGCAACTATAGTCTGGATAGCTCCCGGGTCTATATCTCGGGCTTTTCGACCGGTGGAGGCATTGCCGCCACGGTGGCCGCCAAGTACCCTGACGTGTTCGCCGGCGTGCTTGACTATGCCGGGCCAACCGACTACTCGGACTGGTATGCCGAGCGACCTGATATCATCACCAAACTGCAGAAAGAGTTCGGGGATACGCCGGCGGGCAACTTTGAGTATCCCCGCCGCTCCAGTCGCGTGCTGGCTCGCAATCTGCGCTACGTCCCAATGCGTCTGGTTCACGGCACTGCTGATACCAAGGTGCCTTACGCCCAAACCTCCCGGCTCTACAACGTGGCTATGCCACCTTACTATGACCCCGTAGCGACATTCAAGCAGCTTCTGACCCACACCGGGGGACACGAGGATCACGTCGCAGGCATTTCTGAGACCGACCTGGCCTTTCTTGCGACACATACGCTGGTTGAGAATCCCACCGACCTGAACATCATCACCGATGAAGGCAAAGACTATTACTGGCTGGGCATCCAAAAGTCAGGCGTTGCCCCGCGCAACTGGCGTGGCTTTGTGGAAGTGGGCGCCAGATTCGATCCCATCACCAGCACCATCTGGCTGACCGCACGGGACGGCAGCTTTGCTGAGGGACGACCTCTGACCATCACCCTAGACCTGGCACGAATGGGCCTAGACACAGGGATCAGCTACGATATCGAGGAATCAGACCCGCAGACTGGCGAATTCCTGTTCACGCCGGCGGTGTTCCCGGTTGCCGGCAAGTTGACCCTGGTTGTGCCCCGCAACTCGCTGGGAACCGTCGGGCGGCAATACGTCATCTACCCGGAGAGCGGCCGCACCCTTTACCGGCTCTCCCTCCGGGCGGGCGAGGACGGCTACGCTGGCGCCAATGACACGTTCATTACAGCTTATGCCGGCGAAGGCACAGAGACACCCCATGCGTCCTCGCCAACCCTGTTGTTCGCCTACGACCTGCGGCGCAAGGCGTTGCTCCGCTTTGACGTGGGCTCTGTGCCGCCGGGAATGGTGCTCAAGAGCGCCAGACTGACCGTCAACCTGCTCGAGAGCCGAACGCCCCTGCAACTGGGGGCGTTCGACGCGCTCAAGAGCTGGATCGACACCGAGGCCACCTGGCAAAAGGCCTCGCTCGCGCAGAACTGGAGCGCGCTGGGCGGCGACGGCATCGGCACGGACCGCAACGCGGTTGCCGATAGCACGCTCAGCAACGTCGGCGCAGCCGGTCCCTACACATTCAACCTCAAACCTCTGGTGGAACGCTGGGTGGCCAGCCCTGGCACTAACCGCGGCATCTTCCTGATCGGCACGGGCACCTATACCACCAGCAGCTACCCGCTCGCATCGGCCGAACACGCCGATCCGAACAAGCGGCCCGTGCTCGAGCTTCTGTACATGGCGCCACTGGCCCCTCCCAGCGTCACTCCGACCGCTACGAGAACCCGTACGCCTACCGCTACGCCTTCGTCTACTGCGACCCAGACGGCGACACCTACCCAGACGGCCACGCCAACCGCGACGGCAACAGGCGGTATTCCAGTCAGCTCGCCGACGGCGACGGCCACCACCAGCACGCCAACCAGTTCGCCGACGTCGACAGCGACTCTCTCGCCGACGTTCACACCGACCAGCACCCCGCTCTATCCCTTCACGGTGATCACCTCGACCGTGGCTGATTGCATGCAGGTCGTGGCAGATGGGCGCACCGTTCAGTCGGCAGGCTCGCGTATGCTGCTGATGTGGGACGGCACACCGACGTCGGCGCGGCTGCTACTCACCTCCTGCGGCGTAGCGCCAGCAAGCCGCCACTCGGTCTATGTCAACGGCCAGCTCGCAGCCCGCATCGAATCCGATGTCTACAGCACCTGCATTTGCGGCTCCAACGGCAAGGCCGGAACCTACCCTATCGTCGACCCTGGCATTTTGCGCAGTGGCTGGAATACCATCACCGTCACCAATGACTCGGGCCTTCAGGACAGTTGGATGGCTCACAGTGCCAGGCTGGTTATCGAGGGGCCAATCCAGGGCTATGCCATCCGCGAAATCACCTACACCACGAACTGGGACAGGACCAGCAGGCATGCCCTGCTGCAAGTTCCGATCAACCTTGACCCGGCCCACCCCGTTCCGGTGCTCATCTCGGTAGGCGGAGTTGGCGAGACCAAATGGGATGCCATCTTCCGCTTTGCCGAACGTGCCAACGAACGAGGGTGGCTCCTGCTTGCCCCGGACATCCGCTGGGGCGTCGAAACGGGCGTACCGAGCACCGACTGGGACATTGAGAAAGGACGTACTGCTTCGCTGGCGGTACAGCACGATATCATCAGCGCCCTCGACTATGTGCTGGCTCAGCCTCAGTTCGGCGGAGACAGCCAGCGCGTCTACTTGAGCGGCTTCTCCGTCGGCGGGGGAATCGTGGCCACCCTCGCTGAAAAGTATCCGCATCGGATCGCCGCCGTCGTTGACTGGGCCGGACCCACCGACCTCAATGAATGGTCGCTGCAGAGGGAGGCGCTGGGCGACCGCGGAGTGAACGCGGCGTTGATCAGAGACATCGGCTGCCCCTACGGTGGCCCCGGCATGTGCCCGATTGAATGGATCAGGCGCTCGGCGCGCTCTATGGTTCAGAACCTGATGCACGTGCCGCTGGCCATCGTTCACGGCCGCGCCGACACGCGCGTGCCTTTCGCCCAGTCGGCCGACTATGTCGAGTATATGGAGACCCTGTATCACCCGGCGGAGCACAACAAGCTGTTCGTCTGGCATGATGGCGGGCACGTGGATGAGCTGCCCGGATTCGAAGGCCTTGACTGGATGGCTCAGTTCACGCTGAATAGCCGCCCCACCAGCATCCGCATCCGCGCTGACGAGAACAAGGACTATTACTGGATTCGGTTGCAGCAGAAGGACTGGAACGGGAACTGGGCCGAAGGCTTTAGCACCGTCGACGCCAGTTATGACCTCACTTCGGGTGTGATCTCGGCCACGGTCCAGGATGGCCGTGCCTTCCGCGATGGCAACCTGCCAGTGAATGTCTCGTTCGACTTGAGGGCAATGGGTCTTGATCCGCTCGCCACGTACACGGTCGAGGATTACAACCTGTCGATGGGTGATTTCCAGGTATACAGCGTGGCTCCAGTCGATGGCCTAGTCACGGTCTCGCTGCCCAGGGACCGCGTTAACAAAACAAATCGCCAGTTCCTGATCTACCCCTACCCCGCTCAACTACAGACGCTGACCTACCAGCAGGGCGCAAGTCCCAGCAGCGCCTACTCGGGAGGTATGGATACCTACCTATACCTCTATCAACCAGACTCGAACTTTGGCGGGCTGAGCCCATTCAAAGTGAACAACGGCGCTACTCTGGTGAGTCTGCTCAAGTTCGACCTCATCGATCTGCCCGCAGGCGCAGTCATCAAGGCAGCGCAGCTAGAGCTCTACCTCGCTTCTGGCCAGACCGCGCCGCTGGATGTTAGTTTGTATGCCCTGCGGCGGCACTGGCTCGCTTCCGAGGCCACCTGGAACAGGGCAACGCTGAGCGAACCCTGGTCGGTGCCCGGCGCCGCTGGTGAAGGCGCCGACTATGGACCAGAGCGCATCACCACTGGATCGGTTCAGTCCACAGGTGCCTATCTGTTCAACGTCCGTTCGCAGGTGCAGGCCTGGGCTTCCGGAGCTGCTGCCAACGAGGGCTTTGTGCTAAGCGGGCCACGCTTTGGCGGTAGCGGCAGTCTGCACTACAGCTTTGCGTCAGCGGAAACCGGCGACACGGCCCGCAGACCCAAGCTGAGCATCGTGTACGGGCTGGCCACGCCTACGCCGAGCGTGACCAGGACTGCTACTCCAACTTCTACGCCTACCCGGACGGCGACACCGACCCCCACGACGTCGGCAGTGCCTTCTGCCACCCCCACGATCACGGCAACGCCTCCGGCCTGCCGTCTGTTGGGCAGCGTTACGCTGCAGCGTCCCGGGCAGCCCGCGCCGCACGCGAGCTGGTCGGTCTTGCTGACGGTGACAGTCGGCGGACGACGCTACGTGGTGACGACGGATACGCAGGGCATGTTCGAGATCTCCGGACTGACCCCGGGAGTCTATGACATCCGGGTCAAGAACTCGCACACCCTGGCCAATCTGAAAACAGGCGTCACCCTGCTGCCGGGAGTGAACAACGTCGACCTGGGCACCTTGCGGGAGGGCGACTGCAATGACGACAACTGCGTCGCCATCACCGACTTTTCCATACTGGCCAATAGCTTTGCGCCGCTCTATGACCCCCGGGCCGATCTCAACGCGGACGGGCACGTGAGCATTCTCGACTTTTCGATGCTGCGTGAGAACTTTGGCCTCTGCGGTGATCTGCCGGTAACGGGACCCTGAGATGACTCTGAACGGGTGCAGTCAAGGATGAAGGTTACTCTGGTCTATCCCGACGTGGGGGGCGTGGAGCACTATGGTGCCCGCAAGTTCTACCACGGTCTGGGCTACCTGTCGAGCGTGCTCAAGAAGGCAGGGCACAGCACCTCGTTGTTGTACCTGCAGAGCGAGCCCTCGCGGGAGGAGCTGCTTCAGCAAGTGCGCGCGCGCGGTGCCGATATCGTGGCTTTCACCGCCACCACCCACCAGTTCCCTTACGTGGCGGACTGCGCCCAATGGATCAAGCAGGATCTGCCCACGGTCCACACGATTGTGGGCGGCACTCACGCCACGCTGGCGCCGGACGAGGTCTGTTCGACTCGGGGTATCGACGCGGTATGCGTGGGTGAGGGCGAGTACGCGCTCCTGGAATATGTGGATGCCGTGGAATCCGGGCGTGACCCAACCGGCATTCGCAACTTCTGGTTCCCCAACGCACAGTGCTCTGCGGACAGCACAGGATTGGTCCGCAATCCCCTGCGGCCTTTGATCGAGAACCTCGACGAGCTGCCGCACCCTGACCGCGACCTGTTCGACTATGAGCAGATCCTGGCCAGGAACGACGGCTGGGTCGACCTGATGGCCGGACGGGGATGCCCCTACGGCTGCTCCTACTGCTGCAATCCCGGCCTGAGGGAACGGCTCAAGGGTCTGGGCAAGTACGTGCGCTTTCGCAGCGTCGCCAATGTTCTGGACGAAGTCCGGCAGCTTGCTCGGCGGTACGCCGTCAAGACACTCAACTTTCAGGACGACGTCTTTACCCTCGACCGCGCGTGGACGATTGCCTTCTGTCAGGCCTACGCGGCCGAGTTCAAGTTCCCCTTCTGGATCAACACCCGCGTCGAGCGCATCGATGACGAGGAGATGGTCGTCGCGCTCGCTAGAGCCGGCTGCCGGGGGGTACGCATCGGAGTAGAGTCGGGCAACGAAGAGCTCCGCGCCAATATCCTGAAGAGGCGCATGTCGAACGACGAAATCCGCCGTGCATTTCGCCTGGCAGACAAGCATGGCCTGGATGTCTATACCTGCAACATGCTGGGCATTCCCGGCGAGACCGCGGCAATGATCGAGGAGACCATCGCCCTGAATCGTGAGCTCAAGCCGGCGGACCTCCAGTTCTCGGTCTTTTACCCTTACCCGATGACCGAGTTGCACGATGTGTGTGTCCGTGACCACCTCATCGCGGAGGGTCAGAACCTGTCCAGCTACTATGAAAGAAAGAGCATTCTGCGGCTGCCCACCCTCACCCAGCGAGAGCTCGAGCGGGAATACGACCGCTTTCAGGAGCTCAAGCTGGAATTGCGCATGAGGAGGGAAAACCCCGCTCGCTACCGCCTGTTCCTGGTACTGCGGTGGCTGCTTGGCGGTAATTCAGCCAGGGCTCGCTCGGTTCTGCGCAAGCTGGGTCAGTTGCGCCGCGCTCTGTTCCGCGCGCCCAACGAACAACGTACCGCCGTCGAACCACGCGCCGACCAGGTGAAGCCATGAACCTGACCCAGTTCTACGATGACTACTGGCGCCAGACCGACGACACTTTTGACCTCGAGCGCCTCGACCTGATCGCCAGGCGCATCCAGCAGGGCGAACGAGTCCTGGAAATCGATTGCGGCCCCGGTGTACTGGCCAGCCTCATGCGCGAACGCGGTGCGGATGTTTTGGCCACGGACCTTTCTCTCGTAGCGGTCGAACGGGCTCGCGCCAAGGGAATCACGGCGCAGCAGGTCGATCTGGATACCGAGCCCCTGCCTTATCCTAATGGCACTTTCGACACCGTGGTGTCGAACTCGATGATGGAGCACCGCTTCTTCCCCGAGCGGACGCTGGATGAGGCAGTGCGGGTTCTGCGCAGCGGGGGGCGGTTCATCGCCTGCCTGCCGAATATGGCGCACTGGATCTGCCGCTGGTGGCTGCTCACGGGCCGCTTTCCTTACGTGAAGAACTCGCCCACCGATCTGTTGCACCTGCGGTTCTTTACCGTGGCCGAGGCCCGAGCTTTGTGCCGCACCAGGGGCCTGCGCGTGATCGAGCTGGACGGCAGCGCCAGCCTCTGGGCGAAAGAGTTCTACCCGCCGCTCATACGTTCGCGACGGCTGCGACGCACCTATACCTGGCTCGCTCATCAGTGGCCTTCGCTTTTCGCCAGGGACTTTGTGATCGTTTGCCAGAAGCCGCTTTCATCCACGGCCAACACAGAGGAGAAGCAGGCGTGACGCTGCGCAAACGGGCTACGGCCGGGGTATTCTGGGTAGGCATATCAACGGCGGTCAACACGGTGTTCCGCATGCTGATCCGCTACGTGCTGGTCAGGATGCTGCTGCCGGCCGAGTTTGGCTTGGTGGCGATGGCTTCGATGGCCATCGATTTCTTGCAGATGTTCCGTGAACTCGGCTTTGCCTCCGCCCTGATCTACCGCAAAGGTGATGTGCGCAAGGCGGCAGACACCATGTTCATCTCGGTCATGGTCATTGCCGTGGTGTTGTTCGGCCTGGCCAATCTAACAGCGCCATTGGTGGCGGTGTTTTTCCGCGCACCAGAGTTGACCACCGTGCTACGCGTGCTGTCGCTGAACATCCTCATCTCCGCATTCGGGCAGGTGCAGTTCTCGCTGCTGGCCAAGGAGCTCGCCTTCCGCGCCAAGTTGCTGCCGGATCTGGTTCCGACAATTGTCTACGGCGTAACCGCCGTGGCTCTGGCACTGCTGCGTTTCGGCGTATGGAGTCTGGTCATCGCATCCCTGGTAGACGCCATCCTCACCTCGCTCCTGTCATGGATCGTAGTGCCGTGGTGGAAACCGCACCTGCGTTTTGACAAACAGGAAGCGAAAGAGCTCTTTGACTACGGTAAGCACATTATGGGCAGCAGCCTGTTGGTCTACGCCATCACCAACCTCGACAACTTTTTTGTCGGTCGTGTTCTGGGTGAAGAGGCACTCGGTCTGTACAAGGGCGCTTTCGACCAGGCCAATCTGCCCGCAACGCAGATCTCCAGAATCATCGGCCAGGTCCTCTTCCCGGCCTACTCCAAGCTGCAGGATGACCTGGAGGCGATGAAGCGTGCCTTCTTCCGAACCCTGCACTATGTCGCCCTTATCGTCACCCCGGTAACGTTTGGCATGATCGCCTTCGCCTCGCCTTTTGTCATCACCCTGTATGGCCTGAACTGGGCTCCGGCAGTCGTACCGCTGCAGATCCTCAGCGTCTATGGTCTGCTGCGCGCCCTGGCGGTGAACATGGGGAGCGTTTTCCGGGCCGGCGGAAAACCGCACTGGCTGACCTACATTGCCGTGTTCCGGCTGGCCTTGATGGGTATTTTCCTCTATCCGGCAACACGCTATTTCGGCCTGGTTGGCGTAAGCACCCTCTCGACCCTGATCTCGATCGGCGACTTTGCCATCTCGGCAGCACTGACCAACCAGGTGATTCACGGCCGGCTGGCCGACTATGCACATGCCTTGTGGGAGCCGCTGGTGTTTTCGGCAGTTGGCGCCCTGGCCGCCTGGTGGCTTTTCAGTCGCCTGGCTGGACCTCACGACTTTATCGCCCTGGTCATTGCCGCCACCGTGCTGGTCCTCGTCTACAGTACCCTCGCACTGGCTCTGGACTCTGAACTGCGCCGCCTGATTGCCGGCCTGCTCGTCGATGCGGACGAAATACGCCGGAGACTGAACGGGAGCAGTAGCTAGAATGAACGCGGCCGACGCGCCCACAACATTGGCCCAGGGCGAGCCTGTCAGCAGGGGCGGCTATGAGGTGGTGCAAGTGTCGCGCGTGCGGCTGAACCCCTATGTCCGGCTGCTGCAGGCTGCACTCATCGAAGCTAGCGTTGCCTGTTCCACCATCGAGCGCCTGACACCGCGCACGCTCCCGGAGCGAACAGGCCGAACTATGCTCCTGCACCTGCACTGGCTCGAGCTGCAGTACTCCGCACCCACCTGGGCACGCTCTCTGCGCCGACTGGTAGGACTCACGGTTGCACTAACTCAAGCGAGGCAGCGAGGCGCGAGGCTGGTCTATACCGTTCACAACCTGAACCCCCACGAGGAACAACACCGGGCTCTCTCGACCATTGCCAGCCGTATGGTGACAGGCCAGGCCGATGCCTTGCACGTTCACGACGAGACGGCAGCGGCGAAGGTAGCACAACTGACTGGCAGCAACGCCAGGATCCACGTCATACCGCACGGCAGCTACATTGGTGCCTATCCCAACTTGTGCACGAGCGACGAGGCGCGCTCGCGGCTGAACCTGCCACCCGACGCCTACGTTTTCCTGTACCTGGGCCAGATACGCTCCTATAAGGGTATTGAGGATCTGATCACGGCGTTCCACAGCCTCCCGGCGGGCAATCAGGCACTGCTGCTGGCCGGCAACGTACACGACGCCGATTACGGTCGGCAAGTGGCCGCCGCGGTGTCCGGGTCGGACAGGATTCGCACGCACCTGGGCTATGTCGACGATGCGGACGTGCAATACTACCTGAACGCCAGTGACATCTGTGTGCTGCCCTACCGGGATGTGACCACATCCGGGGCAGCCATTCTCGCTTTCTCTTTTGGCCGGCCCATTATTGCTCCTGCCATCGGGACATTCCTTGAATTGGCCCGGGGCGGCCGCGGGATCACCTACGACCCCTCAA contains the following coding sequences:
- the tuaB gene encoding Teichuronic acid biosynthesis protein TuaB; this encodes MTLRKRATAGVFWVGISTAVNTVFRMLIRYVLVRMLLPAEFGLVAMASMAIDFLQMFRELGFASALIYRKGDVRKAADTMFISVMVIAVVLFGLANLTAPLVAVFFRAPELTTVLRVLSLNILISAFGQVQFSLLAKELAFRAKLLPDLVPTIVYGVTAVALALLRFGVWSLVIASLVDAILTSLLSWIVVPWWKPHLRFDKQEAKELFDYGKHIMGSSLLVYAITNLDNFFVGRVLGEEALGLYKGAFDQANLPATQISRIIGQVLFPAYSKLQDDLEAMKRAFFRTLHYVALIVTPVTFGMIAFASPFVITLYGLNWAPAVVPLQILSVYGLLRALAVNMGSVFRAGGKPHWLTYIAVFRLALMGIFLYPATRYFGLVGVSTLSTLISIGDFAISAALTNQVIHGRLADYAHALWEPLVFSAVGALAAWWLFSRLAGPHDFIALVIAATVLVLVYSTLALALDSELRRLIAGLLVDADEIRRRLNGSSS
- the gumI gene encoding GDP-mannose:glycolipid 4-beta-D-mannosyltransferase precursor is translated as MNAADAPTTLAQGEPVSRGGYEVVQVSRVRLNPYVRLLQAALIEASVACSTIERLTPRTLPERTGRTMLLHLHWLELQYSAPTWARSLRRLVGLTVALTQARQRGARLVYTVHNLNPHEEQHRALSTIASRMVTGQADALHVHDETAAAKVAQLTGSNARIHVIPHGSYIGAYPNLCTSDEARSRLNLPPDAYVFLYLGQIRSYKGIEDLITAFHSLPAGNQALLLAGNVHDADYGRQVAAAVSGSDRIRTHLGYVDDADVQYYLNASDICVLPYRDVTTSGAAILAFSFGRPIIAPAIGTFLELARGGRGITYDPSTADGLKCALAGAQSGQMPVSGEQALHWAEDHRWSHLVPSFVRMYQSALGQGREA